GAGCTAGCGTGATGGTGGCGGCGGATGCGTATCGCGGTGCATCTCCCAGCGCCGGGCGCCACAGGACGTGGTCCCAGTGCCAATGCGTAGCAAACCCCGCGCGGATCGCACGGCCCCAGCCACGGAGAGTCGCCGCCATGGCGTCGATCTGCGTGACGCTGATGGCTGGGTCGATCACGAGTGCGCCGTCCGAGCCGTCGAGTACGACGGTCGTCGTCGTGGAGTAGTCATGGGTGGCCACCAGCACGCCTGGCGCTACCTCGACGAATTCACTCATGCGATAGATACTAGGTCGCACGGGCGCCCAGCGACAGCTACACGTTGAGCGCGCCGAGCACCCACGCCCCAGCGGCGAGGGCGGCAGCGGTGAACTCGATGAGCACACCGAGCAGTACGCCGCGCAACGCAGCCTTCGTCGCCGTCCACGCCTGTGCGCGAGCGCGGACTCGGCGCAGCTCGGCCAGATAGATCCCCAGCACGAAACCGATCGGTGCGCCGATCACCGGGATGACGAAGAACCCAGCGATGCCGAGCGCGATAGCGAAGAACATCGATACTCGCGACGCGCCCGCCCCGCTCGTCGTCCGCGCCGGGATGACGTACTTCAGGGCGGTTCCGGCAGCGCACAGCAACGCGACGATCGCGAAGGTGACCCAGTGCCCGGCGGTGGCGCCATCGGCGATCGCCCACCACAGCGCGGCACCGACGATGAGCAACATCCCTGGCAGAAAAGGGATCAGTACGCCGATCAGCCCCGCCAGGACGAGCAGCCCGACGACGACGTGGCCGGCCTCGGTCATGGCTCAGACCTTGCCGCGGCGACCGCGGGCGCGCAGCGTGCCGCCCGGGAGTGCAGGCGCCGGCAGCCGGTCGACCTTGCCGACGTACCCCTCGACCTCGCCGAACCGCTCGCTCTCGGCCTGCCACTGCTCGCGCGCCTTCTCGATGTCCTCGTGCGTGCGGCCGACGAAGTTCCACCACATCACGATCTCCTCCTCGAACGGCGGGCCGCCCAGCAGCACCAGCCGCGCGCCGTCCTCACCGGCGACCAGCTCGAGGGAGGACGGACCGGTCTCGCGGCAGGCGAGGTCGGCCTTGTGCAGGGCGATTCCGTCGAGCTCGACCGATCCGGTGTCCAGCAGTACGCCGTACTCGAAGTCCTCCCGAAGGTCCAGGCGCAGCCGGGCGTGTGGGCCGAGGCGCAGCTCGGCGCCGAGAAGGGGAGTGTGCGTGAGCACCGGTGACGATGTCCCGGCTAGCTCGCCGAGGAAGACCAGTGCGTGTGCCTCGCCGGCCTGCGTCGGTAGCGAGATGAGCTCGGGCGCGAAGTGCTCGAACGCGCGCGGTGCCTCGCGGGCCTCTTCCGGAAGCGCGACCCACAGCTGCACGCCGTGCAGCGTCGTCGTACTCGGCGTCGATACTTCTGAGTGACAAATGCCGTGCCCACCGGTCATCAGGTTGACCTCGCCCGGCAGCACCATGCCGTGGTTGCCGCCGCTGTCGCGGTGCTCGATCTCGCCTTCGAACAGCCACGAGACGGTCTGCAGCCCGGTGTGCGGATGCGGCGCGACGTCCATGCCGCCGGTCGAGGCGACATCGTCGGGGCCGTAATGGTCAGCGAAGCACCACGCGCCGACGAACGAGCGGTCGCGATGCGGCAGGGTCCGGCGTACTGTCATCGCCCGCGGCCCGCCGAGGGGTACGTCGCGGCCCTGCAGCACCTGCCAGCCGTCCATGTCAGCGTTTGGTTCGGCGGTCAGCTCACTGGGGTGGGTCTCGGTGTTGCTCATGGCGGCCTCCGGTGCTCGCATGGGTGCTTCGGGCAAGATACCTCGCCTTGGTCGAGCCCGGCGCCTACTCCGGGTCGGGACGAATCGCCGCAGCCACCAACGTCAAGACGGCGCCGATCCCGATGACCAACGATGCCGGCGAGAAGTTGCTGACCCGCGGCGACCACTGCTCGGCAAGCAGGAGCACGAGCAGCCAGGCGCTGCTGCTTCCGGCCAGCAGGATCCCCGCCGCGACCCGCGTGACGAACCGCGCGCGCTCGGTGTTTGACGATGCGTACACGAGCATCGAGATCAGCGTGACCGCGGTGCAGAGCACGAAGATGCCCATGAGAACGCCGACGACCATCGCCTCGGACTCGTACGGTCCACCGCCGCTGTCTGGCAGCGCGATCACCGAGCGCACCAGCGAGATTGACGAGTCTTCGTCCGGGTCCGGGTCGGCCGCCATGAGGTAGGGAAGGAACGGGCCAGCGATGAGCGCTGCCGACGCGAGAATCGCGGTGGTCCGAAAAAGCAGCTGTTCCAGGCGCAGCAGCCGTGCCGCGAGAAGCCGGTTCTCGGTGCGCAGCGCCCTCAGCTGGTCGTCTTCCATGCCGACAGCCTAGAGCGTGCCCGTCACTGACGAATATGCCGAAACCGCAGGTGGCGGTACGGTGCGGGGAGTCCATCCACATGTGCGGTGAGGGGTGCCGATGAGCGAGACCGTCCACCACGACGACGCCGATCACGGCGCCCGGGCAAGCGGTGAGGAGTATGACTTCGTCGTCGTCGGCTCGGGCGCCGGCGGCGGCCCGCTCGCGGCCAACCTCGCGCTCGGCGGCCACTCGGTGCTGCTGCTCGAAGCCGGCAGCGAGCACGACTGCCCCTACTACGAAGTGCCGGTCATGCAGGCCTACGCCAGCGAGGATCCCGACCTGCGCTGGGACTTCTTCGTGCGGCACTGGGACGACGACACCCAGCAGCTGCGCGATGAGAAGTACGTCGCCGAGCAGGGCGGCGTGCTCTATCCGCGCGGCAGCACCATCGGCGGGAGCACAGCGGTCAGCGCGATGATCACCATCTACCCGCACGCGGAGGACTGGCAGTCGCTGGCCGAGCTCACCGGGGATGACAGCTGGGCTCCCGAGCGCATGCGCGAGCTCTTCACCCGCCTGGAGTCCTGGCGCGGCGTCGATGCCGAGCCGCTGCCCGGCGATGACGAGGCAACGCGCGATGCCAAAGCCGAGCACGGACACGACGGCTGGTTGGGTACGACGCGCGCCAATCCGAAGGTCGGCGGGCGCGAACAGATGTTCCTGGACATCATCGGCGCGATGGAGCAGACCGCACGCGACCGCTTCGGCATCGCCGAGGAGATCTCGCTGCCGCGCGACCCGAACGCCGCCGACACCCCACAGGACTTCGAGGGCATGACCTTCATCCCGGTCGCCGTCCGCGGCGGTCACCGCAACGGCAGCCGCGAACGCGTGGTCGACGTCGCCGGCCGCGCCGACCTCACGGTGCGCACCGACGCGCTCGCGACCAAGGTGTTGATCGAAGACGGACGCGCCGTCGGAGTCGAGTACCTCAGCGGCCCACGGTTGTACGCCGCGGCGCCGCCGTCCTCGAACACCCCGGCCGATCCCCAGCGGCACACGGTTCGCGCACGCAAGGAGGTCATTCTCGCCGGCGGCGCCTACAACACTCCGCAGCTGCTGATGCTGTCCGGAATCGGGCCGCGCGGCGAGCTCGAACGGCACGGCATCGGCGTACTCGTCGACTCGCCTGGGGTCGGCGCCAACCTGCACGACCGTTACGAGGTCTCGCTCGTCTGGGACCTCAATCGAAACTATCCGATATTCGATGGTGTCGAGCTCGATATTCCGAAGGATCTCGACAACCCCGACCGGCTTTTTGCCGAGTGGGAGAGCGACGGCGATGGGCCCTACGCGACGAACGGCTCGCTCGCTGCGATCGTCGCCAAGTCGAGTGTGGCCGGCGATGCCGACGACCTCATCGTGTTTTCGCTACCTATCGATTTTCATGGATATTATCCGGGCTATGCCAAGGATGGCTCGGTCGCGCACAACCGGATGACGATCGTCGTACTCAAGGCGCACACCCACAACCGGGCGGGTTCGGTCACGCTGCGATCGGCCGATCCGCGCGACGTACCCGATATCGCGTTTCGCTACTTCGACGAGGGTTCGCCGGGATTTGATGATGATCTGCAGGGAGTGGTCGACGGCATGCACATCGCCCGCGACGTCGCCTCGCGCCTTGGCCAATATGAACCGACGCCTCGGGTGCCCGCGGCGGACGTCGAGGGCGATGAGCAGCTGCGGGAGTTCGTGCGCAACGAGGCGTGGGGCCATCACGCGTGTGGCACCGCGAAGATCGGCCGCGACGACGACCCGAACGCCGTACTCGACGGCGACTTCAACGTGCGCGGCGTCGAGGGGCTGCGGGTCGTGGATGCGAGCGTCTTCCCCGACATTCCGGGATTCTTCATCGCCTCGGCGGTCTACCTCGTCGCCGAGAAGGCCAGCGACGTCATCCTCGCGCAGTACGCCGCCGATGAGCGCGACTGACCGTCTTATCCACAGCGAGCCGCGCCTCCCGAGACGACCTGCGGTGGAACCTCTCACGCTACGGACGCGATAGCGCTAGAGGTTCCACCGCAGGTGGGTATACCCGGCTGGCAGCGAGGCGCGGGACACAGCAAAAACCTCAAGTTGAGCGGAATACACTCAACTTTGGCGCGTTGCATCTATATAGGTGCCACCGAGCACCGCTGATGATCTGGACTTTTGACTTTGAACTCCGCGACGACGAGGAGATGCGTACATGGACGAACAGAAATTCACCACTAAATCTTCAGAGGCCCTTGCTGCCGCGCAGCGACTGGCCACCGAGCGGGGCAACCCGCAGCTTGAGCCTGCCCACGTGCTGGTCGCGCTGATCGAGCCGAGCGACGGCATCGCGCGTCCGCTGCTGGATGCTGTTGGTGCCGACGTTCAGCAGGTGCTGACCGCCGCGCAGGCCGAGGTCGGCCGGCTGCCAAGCGCCAGCGGCGCGACGACCGCCGCTCCGCAGGCCAGCCGCGACCTACTCGGCGTACTCAACGCCGCGACCAAGCTCGCGAGCAGCCTGAACGACGAATACATCTCGACCGAGCACCTGCTGGTCGGCATCGCGCAGGCCGGGGGACCGGCACGCGCCCCGCTGACCGACAACGGCGCGACCCCGGACGCGTTGATCAACGCCTTCCAGGCCGTCCGCGGCTCGCGGCGCGTCACCAGCGCCGACCCCGAGTCGTCGTACCAGGCCCTGCAGAAGTACGCCGTCGACCTGACCGAGCGGGCCCGCAGCGGCAAGCTCGACCCGGTGATCGGGCGTGATACCGAGATTCGCCGCGTGATCCAGGTGCTGAGCCGGCGTACCAAGAACAACCCCGTCCTTATCGGTGAGCCCGGCGTCGGCAAGACCGCGATCGTCGAGGGCCTGGCCCAGCGCATCGTGGCCGGCGACGTGCCCGAGTCGCTGAAGGGCAAGCGGCTGATGAGCCTGGACCTCGCCTCGATGGTCGCCGGCGCGAAGTACCGCGGCGAGTTCGAGGAGCGGCTCAAGGCCGTGCTGCAGGACATCACCGAGTCCGAGGGCGAGATCATCACCTTCATCGACGAGCTGCACACCATCGTCGGTGCCGGCGCGTCCGGCGAAGGCGCGATGGACGCCGGCAACATGATCAAGCCGATGCTGGCCCGCGGCGAGCTGCGGATGGTCGGCGCGACCACGCTCGATGAGTACCGCGAGCGGATCGAGAAGGACCCGGCCCTCGAGCGCCGCTTCCAGCAGGTGCTGGTCGGCGAGCCGAGCGTCGAAGACACCATCGGCATCCTGCGTGGGCTCAAGGACCGCTACGAGGTGCATCACGGCGTGCGCATCCTCGACCAGTCGCTGGTCGCCGCGGCCACGCTGTCGGACCGGTTCGTCACCAGCCGCTTCCTGCCCGACAAGGCGATCGACCTCGTCGATGAGGCCGCGAGCCGGCTGCGCATGGAGATCGACTCGCGCCCCGTCGAGATCGACGAGGTGGAGCGCGCCGTACGCCGCCTCGAGATCGAGGAGATGGCGCTGTCGAAGGAGAGCGATGCTGGCTCCAAGGCACGGCTCGAAGCGCTGCAGCGCGACCTGGCCGACAAGCGCGAGAAGCTCTCGGAGCTGACCGCGCGCTGGCAGAAGGAGAAGGGCGCGATCGAGGCGACCCGCTCTCTGAAGGAGCAGCTTGATCAGCTGCGCGGCGAGGAGGAGCGCGCCGAGCGCGACGGTGACCTGGCCAAGGCCGCCGAGCTGCGCTACGGGCGCATCCCCGCGCTGGAGAAGGAGATCGCCGAAGCCACCGACGCCGAGATGGCCGAAGAGGTCATGCTCAAGGAAGAGGTGTCGGCCGACGACATCGCCGAAGTGGTCGCCGCCTGGACCGGCATCCCCGCCGGCCGCCTCATGGAGGGCGAGACCGCCAAGCTGTTGCGCATGGAAGAGGCGCTCACCGAGCGCGTCATCGGACAGGGCACTGCGGTGCAGGCCGTCGCCGACGCCGTACGCCGCGCCCGGGCTGGCATCGCCGACCCCAACCGGCCGACCGGCAGCTTCCTGTTCCTCGGCCCGACCGGTGTCGGCAAGACCGAGCTCGCGAAGGCACTGGCGTACTTCCTGTTTGACGACGAGCGCGCGATGGTGCGCATCGACATGTCGGAGTACTCCGAGAAGCACAGCGTTGCGCGTCTGGTCGGTGCGCCTCCCGGCTACGTCGGCTACGACGAGGGTGGCCAGCTGACCGAGGCGGTACGCCGCCGCCCCTACAGCGTGATCCTGCTCGACGAGGTCGAGAAGGCCAACCCGGACGTCTTCGACATCCTGCTGCAGGTGCTCGACGATGGCCGGCTGACCGACGGGCAGGGCCGCACGGTCGACTTCCGCAACACGATCCTGATCCTCACCTCGAACCTCGGTTCGCAGGCGATCAACAACGCGGATCTGGACGACGCGCAGAAGAAGGACGCCGTCATGGCGGTCGTACGCGGGCACTTCAAGCCGGAGTTCTTGAACCGGCTTGATGAGGTCGTGGTCTTCGACAGCCTCGGCAGCGAGCAGCTGACCCGGATCGTCGACATCCAGCTGCAGGAGCTGGCGGGGCGGCTGGCCGATCGCCGGCTGAGCCTCGACGTGACCCCGGCCGCGAAGGAGTGGCTGGCCCTCGACGGGTTTGACCCGCTCTACGGCGCGCGCCCGCTGCGCCGGCTGATCCAGTCGGCCATTGGCGATCAGCTCGCCAAGCTGCTGCTGTCGGGTCAGGTCGTCGACGGCGACACCGTGCTGGTCGACGTGGCCGACGACGGCCTGTCGGTCAGCGCCAAGAAGACCGAGACCGAGCGCGCGTCGGTGCAGACCACCGCGTAGTCACCGGCGTACTTGTCGGCGTACTCGTCCTGCTGGACCGGCCACGCCGTGCAAAATCGCACCGCAGGAGGGGTACCTCGTCGTATTTCGACGAGGTACCCCTTTTTGGGTGCGATTTTGCCCGTCTGCAGGGCGTAGCCGGCGTGACGTAGGCTGGTCGAGACGTCCCCGGCGGATGTCCCGACCCGATTCCGCGACCTCAGGAGCATGCGTGACAGTGCCGCCGGCCGGCCAGGCGCCAAACCCGCCGTCGCGCGACTTCGACGAGGCCGAACCCCCTGCCGAGTTGCGCCGCGCCAGCAACCTCTCGACGTTGATCGCCGCGCTGCTGGTCTTCTTGACGGTCTTGAATCTCACCCAGTTCAGTTCGCAGTTGCGCGCGGCCCGCCGCGTCGTCGCCGACTCCGCACCGGATCTCGCCGGCGGAGTCTCCGACGGCATGATCCGCGGCGTACTCATCCTGTCGCTCGTGCTCACCGCGGTCGTAGCGATTGGATTCGGGCTGACCGCGCACGGCGCTCGCGGCCGCAAGTCGTGGACCAGGCCGGTCGGCTTCACCTTCGGCGGCATCATGATGGCGCTCGCCGTACTCAGCCTCGGCGCCGGCGCCGCAGGGCTGCCGCAGCTGGTGCTCGGGGCGATCGCGCTCTGGGTCGTGCTGCTGTTGTCGCGCCCCGTCGTGCGCGACTACCTCAAGCGCCGCCCAGCCGACCCCGCCCGACCGCCGTACCCGTCACCTCCGTCGCAGCAACCGCGCCGTGACGACGATCCCAGCAACTAGGAGTACGCCGTGAGCAATCACGACAACAAGCCCGCCGACGACGGCACCGGTCCGCTGCCGGGCGACGACGCGACGAGTACGCCGCGCGACGACGCGAGCCTGGCACCTCGCGACGATGTGCCGGAGGCGAGCGGCTCGACGAGCGTGCCGCGCAAGGACGCCACGGAGCCGGTCGAGGTCACCGACGACGAGCGCGCCGAGGCTCCCCGCGAGCCGTCGAAGTACGAGCTCGACGAGCGAGCCGCGAAGCAGGACGACGACCTGGCCGCGCCGCCGGTCGCAGCCGATGAGACCGCCGAGCGCAAGGCCGTGCCGCCCAGCAAGTGGGCGATGATCTTCCTCGGCGGACTTGCCGCGCTACTGCTGGCCTTTGGCATCCTGAGCCTCACCCAGGACGCCAAGGCGCTGCACCGCTCGATCATGCCGCAGCAGGTGGCCGTCGT
The nucleotide sequence above comes from Epidermidibacterium keratini. Encoded proteins:
- a CDS encoding GMC family oxidoreductase; its protein translation is MSETVHHDDADHGARASGEEYDFVVVGSGAGGGPLAANLALGGHSVLLLEAGSEHDCPYYEVPVMQAYASEDPDLRWDFFVRHWDDDTQQLRDEKYVAEQGGVLYPRGSTIGGSTAVSAMITIYPHAEDWQSLAELTGDDSWAPERMRELFTRLESWRGVDAEPLPGDDEATRDAKAEHGHDGWLGTTRANPKVGGREQMFLDIIGAMEQTARDRFGIAEEISLPRDPNAADTPQDFEGMTFIPVAVRGGHRNGSRERVVDVAGRADLTVRTDALATKVLIEDGRAVGVEYLSGPRLYAAAPPSSNTPADPQRHTVRARKEVILAGGAYNTPQLLMLSGIGPRGELERHGIGVLVDSPGVGANLHDRYEVSLVWDLNRNYPIFDGVELDIPKDLDNPDRLFAEWESDGDGPYATNGSLAAIVAKSSVAGDADDLIVFSLPIDFHGYYPGYAKDGSVAHNRMTIVVLKAHTHNRAGSVTLRSADPRDVPDIAFRYFDEGSPGFDDDLQGVVDGMHIARDVASRLGQYEPTPRVPAADVEGDEQLREFVRNEAWGHHACGTAKIGRDDDPNAVLDGDFNVRGVEGLRVVDASVFPDIPGFFIASAVYLVAEKASDVILAQYAADERD
- a CDS encoding pirin family protein; the encoded protein is MSNTETHPSELTAEPNADMDGWQVLQGRDVPLGGPRAMTVRRTLPHRDRSFVGAWCFADHYGPDDVASTGGMDVAPHPHTGLQTVSWLFEGEIEHRDSGGNHGMVLPGEVNLMTGGHGICHSEVSTPSTTTLHGVQLWVALPEEAREAPRAFEHFAPELISLPTQAGEAHALVFLGELAGTSSPVLTHTPLLGAELRLGPHARLRLDLREDFEYGVLLDTGSVELDGIALHKADLACRETGPSSLELVAGEDGARLVLLGGPPFEEEIVMWWNFVGRTHEDIEKAREQWQAESERFGEVEGYVGKVDRLPAPALPGGTLRARGRRGKV
- the clpB gene encoding ATP-dependent chaperone ClpB — its product is MDEQKFTTKSSEALAAAQRLATERGNPQLEPAHVLVALIEPSDGIARPLLDAVGADVQQVLTAAQAEVGRLPSASGATTAAPQASRDLLGVLNAATKLASSLNDEYISTEHLLVGIAQAGGPARAPLTDNGATPDALINAFQAVRGSRRVTSADPESSYQALQKYAVDLTERARSGKLDPVIGRDTEIRRVIQVLSRRTKNNPVLIGEPGVGKTAIVEGLAQRIVAGDVPESLKGKRLMSLDLASMVAGAKYRGEFEERLKAVLQDITESEGEIITFIDELHTIVGAGASGEGAMDAGNMIKPMLARGELRMVGATTLDEYRERIEKDPALERRFQQVLVGEPSVEDTIGILRGLKDRYEVHHGVRILDQSLVAAATLSDRFVTSRFLPDKAIDLVDEAASRLRMEIDSRPVEIDEVERAVRRLEIEEMALSKESDAGSKARLEALQRDLADKREKLSELTARWQKEKGAIEATRSLKEQLDQLRGEEERAERDGDLAKAAELRYGRIPALEKEIAEATDAEMAEEVMLKEEVSADDIAEVVAAWTGIPAGRLMEGETAKLLRMEEALTERVIGQGTAVQAVADAVRRARAGIADPNRPTGSFLFLGPTGVGKTELAKALAYFLFDDERAMVRIDMSEYSEKHSVARLVGAPPGYVGYDEGGQLTEAVRRRPYSVILLDEVEKANPDVFDILLQVLDDGRLTDGQGRTVDFRNTILILTSNLGSQAINNADLDDAQKKDAVMAVVRGHFKPEFLNRLDEVVVFDSLGSEQLTRIVDIQLQELAGRLADRRLSLDVTPAAKEWLALDGFDPLYGARPLRRLIQSAIGDQLAKLLLSGQVVDGDTVLVDVADDGLSVSAKKTETERASVQTTA
- a CDS encoding DUF456 domain-containing protein, with protein sequence MTEAGHVVVGLLVLAGLIGVLIPFLPGMLLIVGAALWWAIADGATAGHWVTFAIVALLCAAGTALKYVIPARTTSGAGASRVSMFFAIALGIAGFFVIPVIGAPIGFVLGIYLAELRRVRARAQAWTATKAALRGVLLGVLIEFTAAALAAGAWVLGALNV